CGCCAGTCTGATATGTTGTCATAATGGGCTCTGTTTGACCTGTGATCTTGAGGTTCTTATTCACAAAAAACAATTTCGCTGGGGAGAAGAATTATAATTTAAGTGATCGCGCTGCCCTCAATTCTTTGACTTTGGGCTTTTTCGGTATAATACAAGTAGAAAAATAAAAATAATGAAAGGAATTAAATTATGAAACTCATAATGCGCTGGTTAATAACTGCAGTTTCACTGTATGTCGCCGTGTTGATCGTGCCAGGCATCTCGGTAGATGGCACTGCCTGGGTTGCCTTCACTATCATGGCACTGATCCTGGGCCTGGTCAATGCACTCGTCCGGCCAATTCTGAAGATGTTGTCCTGTGGCGTCATCATCCTCACCCTTGGTCTCTTTGTCTTTGTGATCAACGCTGCCACCTTCATGTTGGCCTCCTGGATCGCTCAGAATTGGCTCAATGTAGGATTTTACGTCTCAGGCTTCCCGGCCGCCCTGCTTGGCTCCATCGTTGTCAGTGTCGTCTCCGTTGTCCTGTCTGCTATTCTGATTGATGATAAGGACGATTAATTCTCATCTCCATCAATGAAATAATGCTTGCCAAGGCGTAGCCTTTCAGGTATACTTCTTTGCTGTGTTGTTCGAGATTTGAGCAATACAGCAAAGAAGCCAAAAATTTAATAGGTTTCTTTCCACTGCCCAACTATCCACGATAGCCAAGAGCAGCAAACCCGAGGAAAGGAGAATCCAAATGCGACAGTATGAATTAATTTACATCGTCCAACCTGATCTGGACGAGGAAACCACGCAAGGTATTGTTGAACGCGTGAATGGCCTCATCACAGACAATGGCGGCAAGGTCCTCAAGACTGATATTTGGGGTACCAAGTCCCTTGCTTATGAAATCCAGAACTTCCGGGATGGATACTATGTATACATGGAAGTTGAGATGGAACCCGATTACGGCGCTCAACTTACCCAGACATTGAAATATATTGAACCGATCATCCGGCACATTATTGTCAAAAAGGACGAGTAATCGTTCTTGGGATAAGAAAGTGAGGCCTTCATGGCCCGTTGTTTAAATAAGGTCATGATCATTGGTTATCTTGGGAGAGATCCCGAGATGCGGTTCACTCCCTCCGGCAAGTCGGTTTCCAGTTTCTCAGTTGCCTGCAACCGGTCCTGGAAATCGAAAGACGGAGAGCGGCATACAGAGACCGATTGGTTCAACGTAGTCGCTTGGGGAGATTTAGCAGAGATATCCAAGCAATTTCTATCCAAAGGCAGTATGGTTTATATCGAGGGTCGATTACAGATCCGTGAGTGGGTTGACAGCAATGGAAACCAACAAAAATCGGTAGAAATCATTGCCCGTGATATTTTGATGATGGATAGCAAGGATAGAAACAATCAAAATGAAACAGAAGAGTTCGAGGATTTTCCCTTCTAACCTTCTGAAAGAAACAGGAGTTCAAAATGAGTAATTATAGAGGTCGAGGAAATCGGTACTTCTCGCGTTCTAAAGTTTGCCAATTTTGCAACGACAAAGATCTTGTGATCAACTATAAGAATACAGATCTTCTTCGTCGCTATATTGACGACACTGGCAAAATTCGCCCCCGACGCCAGACTGGCGCCTGTGCCAAACATCAACGTGCTGTTGCCAAGGCCATCAAGAACGCTCGCCACATTGCCTTATTGCCCTTCTCAAGCAACTAGACTGTTTGTCCCAGCCCATTAAGTAGATAGGTCGAAACCAATGGCAAATGAAAAACAGAGCAATAAAACACTTACGAAGAAACACCTGGCACGGAAACAGCGGGAAGAACGGCAGACCAAGACTATCATCATCATCACGATCGTTATCGCAGTAGCTGTGGTTGGTCTGATCGCATATGGTCTGATCCAAAGCAAAATCATCCGACCAAATCATCCTGTTGCCAAGGTTGGTGACCAGGTCATTAATGCTGGTGAATTTGAATCTCGTGTGAAGTATACGAGGGTTCAGTTGATTGATCAGGCATACACTTATTATCAGTATTACCAAATTTATGGTGCTGAACTGGGCAAATCATTCCTGAATTACGCCCAGAGCTACGCCTATCAACTGCAAGACAGCGAAACGGTTGGCAGTCAGGTCTTGGACGACTTGATCTATGAAGTCATTATTCGTGAGGAAGCGGCTGCCCGTGGTATCACAGTGACTGATGAAGAGATCGATGCAGCATTGCAGAGCTCATTTGGTTACTATCCCGACGGCACGCCAACACCTGCGATGACCGCTACGGTTCAACCTACCCCCACCTACTCCAAGACGGAGGTGGCTTTGGTTCCTCCCACAAGTACGCCAACGGAAACTCAGGAGCCAACAGACGCCCCTGAGGAGACTGAAGCTGCCACCGAAGAAGTGATCGCAACCGAAGAAACGGCTGTTTCTGATGAGACGACGGGCGAAGCAACTGAGGCGGAAGCTACAGCCACATTGGTCCCGTCCATCACCCCCACGCCCACGACCTACTCAACTGAGATCTATGCTCAAAATGTCAAGGATTTCTCCGATCAATTTAAGGATTATGACTTTACACTTGAACAGTTGCGATCCATGTTCGAGGTCAGCTTGTTGAGTGATAAACTGGAAGAAGAAATCACTGCTGATGTCGTTCCAGTTGAAGAACAAGTTTGGGCTCGTCACATTTTGGTTGCCACTGAAGAAGAAGCTCAGAACATCATCAACCTTCTGAATGAAGGTGGTGATTGGACAGAATTGGCTGCTGAATATTCTACGGATACATCCAATAAGGATAACGGCGGCGACTTGGGTTGGTTCAATACCACAGATATGGTTCAAGCCTTCTCCGATGCAGCTTTTGCGCTGGACACCCCCGGCCAGATCAGCGAACCTGTTCAGACTGATTTCGGCTGGCACATCATTCAATTCGTTGGACGACGTGAAGCTCAAATGTCCACCGCCGACTTCCAGAATAAAAAAGACAAAGTCTATAATGAGTGGTTGGCTGAAGTGCGTGATGGCCGCGATGACATCGAGATTTTCGATGACTGGACTGAATATGTCCCCACGACACCTGCGATGTCCACTTCTTTGATGAGCGCCATTATGTTGGGCAACTACTAGAGTAGACAATAAACAAGAACTAAAAAAGAAGCGCTAATAAGCGCTTCTTTTTTTTAATTAATTTGATTGGTTTACTTTAAGTAAGCTTCATCCACCTCTTCCAGCTTGAGGCTGATCATCTGGCTGGTGGATTCGCGGCCCATGGTTACGCCATAGATCACATCCGCTGCCTGCACCGTGTTACGGTTATGGGTGATGATCACAAACTGGGTTTTCTGCGAGAGGTCTCTCAGCAGGTCAATGAAGCGCCCAACATTGGATTCGTCCAACATGGCATCAACCTCATCGAGGATGCAGAACGGCGTTGGTGAGACCTTCAGCAGTGCGAAGATCAGCGCTACAGCTGTCAGACTACGTTCACCACCAGAGAGAAGCGCTAACACCTGCTGACGCCTGCCAGGAAGCCGGGCCTCAATATCCACACCACCCTCGACTGGGTTTTCTTCATCAGAAAAAACCAGCTTTGCTTCACCGCCGTTGAACAGACGGGTGAAATAATCCGAAAATTCCACATTGACAGCCTTGAATGTGCTGATGAAATCACGCTCCATCAATGTGTCCAGCTCTTCAATTACCTGGCGCAGATCTTCACTGGCAGCTTCAAGATCAGAAATCTGCTGCGTCATGAACTCATGGCGTTCTTTGACTTCCAGATATTCCTGCTGAGCTTCCGGATTGATCGCGCCTATCCTACGAATCTGTGCTTTGAGCTGTTTGATGTCATTTTCCAAATTCGGTGGAATTTCTTTGACAACGGGCAGGTTTTCAATCGTACCGTCATCGAATGGTAAGGGATTGGGCCCATCCATCCGTTTTTCATAGTCATAGGCAACCAGACCGAAATCGTCTTCAATTTTCTGGACCAGGTTTTCAAGCTGGTCATTGCGCCGATCGAGTTCAAGCTGTAACTGGGTGTATTGTCGTTCGGCTATGATCACCTTTTTGTGAGATTGATCTTCCAACCGCTGAAGGTCGAGAACGGATTTCTCAACCTCATTTTGTGACTGGGTCAGCGGATCAATTTGAGTCTTTTCGATCTCAGCGATGTTCGTGGAAACCTGATCAATATCCGCTTTGAGTAGGACTTCCTGATCCTGGATATCTTTCAACCCGGATTGGATCATCCCAATCCGTTCACGATAAAGCGATAAGCGCTCTTTGGCATCGTCCAGGCGTCCTTTATGGTCCTGTGCTCGTTGACGGGCCGCACCCAGGGCGTTTTTAGCCACGATTTGGTGCGTTTGCCACTGGTTGAGTTCCTGTTGAACGTCAAAAACCGGCACGGCGTTGACATTTTCCTGATAGATCTCTTCCGTGGCCATCAATTCTGCGGCCTGAATCTCCAGATCTTCGCATTTTTGCTGATGCTGTTCAATCTGGGCTCGGATATTGGTTTCACTGCCATCCAATGCTTCCAAACGATCTGTGTGCCAGTTGATCTGCTCTTCAAAACGCGAGTATTCGTCCAGGAGTTTCTGTCTGGCCCGATATGCCTCTTTTTGTTCACGATCAGCTTGTTCAACGGATTGCGTAAAGGCCTGGTATTGCTGACGGTTTTTCTCCAACTCAGCGTTCAGTTTCGTCAGGCCACTATCCTGCTGCTGGATTTTGTTTTCAATGGAGTGGATTTCCGCTTCAAGTTCACCCTTTTGCCGGGTTCGTCCAATCCGCTTGGCGGAAGCCCCCTGGCCAGAGGTGATAATTCCATTGGTGTGGAAAACTAATCCATTCAATGTCACGACCTTTTGGCCGTTCTTAAGCTCCGGTAACAGCGCCTGGGCTGTTTTTTGATCTTCCACAATGACCACCTGCGAGAGAATGGCCTTTGAAATTGATGCAAACCGTTCATCCACCTGTACAAGATCACTAGCCAGGCCAATCACACCCTTGGATGAAAGGATGGATTTTGAAA
This Chloroflexota bacterium DNA region includes the following protein-coding sequences:
- the ssb gene encoding single-stranded DNA-binding protein — encoded protein: MARCLNKVMIIGYLGRDPEMRFTPSGKSVSSFSVACNRSWKSKDGERHTETDWFNVVAWGDLAEISKQFLSKGSMVYIEGRLQIREWVDSNGNQQKSVEIIARDILMMDSKDRNNQNETEEFEDFPF
- the smc gene encoding chromosome segregation protein SMC, producing the protein MIRRLNSLELQGFKTFATSTRLAFPGQITAIVGPNGSGKSNIADSIRWALGEQSYSLLRAKKTEDMIFSGSQHKPRAGMAAVTINFNNEDGWLPIDYAEVSLSRRAYRDGQNEYLLNGQKVRLKDISELLAQTGLAEMSYTIIGQGLVDVALALKPDERRKLFEEAAGIGLYQSRKAEALKRLENTRKNLDRVLDIMTEIKPRLRSLERQSARFAEYQSLRADLQLLLREWYGFHWHQKQDDLRNARTAYKNHEQQLSAMRRQHAELSHQVEESRNTLQEKRHALELAHKTLSELHRDFEKSSRELAILEERRRSYKQQQQDIEIDLANVEEALTGLETQELGFSEEIEQRTAEYNAALDEVNQVETKLAEVKRQKENEEALLSETRKKRIRLETENLQLKARLEELNNRLQSQALERDKAEASLAALKEESVALKGKTEEADKAYQAAEKNLEKQNESLKAKRALLDQLEVQRQSETDKQASLNATKAKLKAQFDVLQQAEAALSGYSEGSKALLEDSRKGHLPKGIEPLSQHLVVDEKYEKALSAALGELADLLVVPSEARDMVIAYLESKEQDRVALVAESTSDKSSVSKSILSSKGVIGLASDLVQVDERFASISKAILSQVVIVEDQKTAQALLPELKNGQKVVTLNGLVFHTNGIITSGQGASAKRIGRTRQKGELEAEIHSIENKIQQQDSGLTKLNAELEKNRQQYQAFTQSVEQADREQKEAYRARQKLLDEYSRFEEQINWHTDRLEALDGSETNIRAQIEQHQQKCEDLEIQAAELMATEEIYQENVNAVPVFDVQQELNQWQTHQIVAKNALGAARQRAQDHKGRLDDAKERLSLYRERIGMIQSGLKDIQDQEVLLKADIDQVSTNIAEIEKTQIDPLTQSQNEVEKSVLDLQRLEDQSHKKVIIAERQYTQLQLELDRRNDQLENLVQKIEDDFGLVAYDYEKRMDGPNPLPFDDGTIENLPVVKEIPPNLENDIKQLKAQIRRIGAINPEAQQEYLEVKERHEFMTQQISDLEAASEDLRQVIEELDTLMERDFISTFKAVNVEFSDYFTRLFNGGEAKLVFSDEENPVEGGVDIEARLPGRRQQVLALLSGGERSLTAVALIFALLKVSPTPFCILDEVDAMLDESNVGRFIDLLRDLSQKTQFVIITHNRNTVQAADVIYGVTMGRESTSQMISLKLEEVDEAYLK
- a CDS encoding peptidylprolyl isomerase; the protein is MANEKQSNKTLTKKHLARKQREERQTKTIIIITIVIAVAVVGLIAYGLIQSKIIRPNHPVAKVGDQVINAGEFESRVKYTRVQLIDQAYTYYQYYQIYGAELGKSFLNYAQSYAYQLQDSETVGSQVLDDLIYEVIIREEAAARGITVTDEEIDAALQSSFGYYPDGTPTPAMTATVQPTPTYSKTEVALVPPTSTPTETQEPTDAPEETEAATEEVIATEETAVSDETTGEATEAEATATLVPSITPTPTTYSTEIYAQNVKDFSDQFKDYDFTLEQLRSMFEVSLLSDKLEEEITADVVPVEEQVWARHILVATEEEAQNIINLLNEGGDWTELAAEYSTDTSNKDNGGDLGWFNTTDMVQAFSDAAFALDTPGQISEPVQTDFGWHIIQFVGRREAQMSTADFQNKKDKVYNEWLAEVRDGRDDIEIFDDWTEYVPTTPAMSTSLMSAIMLGNY
- the rpsF gene encoding 30S ribosomal protein S6, with product MRQYELIYIVQPDLDEETTQGIVERVNGLITDNGGKVLKTDIWGTKSLAYEIQNFRDGYYVYMEVEMEPDYGAQLTQTLKYIEPIIRHIIVKKDE
- a CDS encoding 30S ribosomal protein S18, whose amino-acid sequence is MSNYRGRGNRYFSRSKVCQFCNDKDLVINYKNTDLLRRYIDDTGKIRPRRQTGACAKHQRAVAKAIKNARHIALLPFSSN
- a CDS encoding phage holin family protein, yielding MKLIMRWLITAVSLYVAVLIVPGISVDGTAWVAFTIMALILGLVNALVRPILKMLSCGVIILTLGLFVFVINAATFMLASWIAQNWLNVGFYVSGFPAALLGSIVVSVVSVVLSAILIDDKDD